In Hymenobacter gelipurpurascens, one DNA window encodes the following:
- a CDS encoding glutamine synthetase III family protein yields MATLRFKALEIVDHRQPVAVTIYGERRSDSYGKNVFNLDAMRATMPGEYFKKLQAAIKQGSPVERSVADAVASAMKTWAMAKGATHYTHWFQPLTGATAEKHDSFFDLNSDGRPIENFKGSALVQQEPDASSFPNGGIRNTFEARGYTAWDPTSPAFIIETAGAKTLCIPTIFVAYTGEALDYKAPLLKSLASLEKAAVDVCHYFDKDVQRVHTTLGIEQEYFLVDKALYNARPDLVMTGRTLFGHAPAKGQQLEDHYFGSIPARVHAYMLDYEEEANKLGIPLRTRHNEVAPHQFECAPTFEDANLAVDHNQLLMDIMERVADKHNFKVLLHEKPFAGVNGSGKHNNWAMSTDTGVNLLAPGRRPKENLQFLAFFITTIKAVHRYGDLLRASIASASNDHRLGANEAPPAIMSVFVGSMLDSVLDELERTAKVPLDKGDNIYLKLGIDKIPAILLDNTDRNRTSPFAFTGNKFEFRAVGSSANSSSAMTTLNTIVAEQLIDFKKSVDALIEQGKKKEVAIVEVLREYVISSKNIRFEGNGYSDEWKDEAAARGLANVPTTPQALDALVQEDASSLFERHRIFSHVELHARHEILLEDYIKKIQIESRVMGDLAINHIIPTAVAYQTKLVTNVRGLRELGLDDENSQVTVDTIKAISRHISIIKTNVDEMVNSRKVANKLDDTRERAIAYCETVKTHFDTIRRSVDKLELMVADEDWPLVKYRELLFRH; encoded by the coding sequence ATGGCAACCCTTCGCTTTAAAGCTTTAGAGATAGTTGATCATCGCCAGCCAGTGGCGGTGACTATTTACGGCGAACGTCGTTCTGACTCATACGGTAAAAACGTATTCAACCTCGACGCGATGCGGGCTACCATGCCCGGCGAATATTTCAAAAAGCTGCAGGCAGCTATTAAGCAAGGTTCTCCAGTTGAACGCAGTGTTGCCGATGCCGTTGCCTCGGCCATGAAAACCTGGGCCATGGCGAAAGGTGCCACGCACTACACGCACTGGTTCCAGCCCCTCACGGGTGCTACCGCTGAAAAGCACGACTCTTTCTTCGACCTGAACTCGGATGGTCGTCCGATTGAGAATTTCAAGGGTTCTGCGCTGGTGCAGCAGGAGCCGGATGCTTCGTCGTTCCCGAACGGCGGTATCCGCAACACGTTTGAGGCCCGTGGCTATACCGCCTGGGATCCTACGTCGCCCGCTTTCATCATTGAAACCGCTGGCGCCAAAACCTTGTGTATCCCGACCATCTTTGTGGCCTACACCGGCGAAGCCCTCGACTATAAAGCTCCTTTGCTGAAGTCGTTGGCCTCTCTGGAAAAGGCGGCTGTTGATGTGTGCCACTACTTCGATAAAGACGTACAGCGCGTGCATACCACGCTGGGCATCGAGCAGGAGTACTTCCTGGTTGATAAGGCCTTGTATAATGCCCGCCCAGACCTCGTGATGACGGGCCGCACGTTGTTTGGCCACGCGCCCGCCAAAGGTCAGCAACTTGAAGACCATTACTTCGGCTCGATACCGGCGCGCGTACACGCCTACATGCTGGACTACGAAGAGGAAGCCAACAAACTGGGCATTCCGCTACGTACGCGCCATAACGAGGTAGCTCCACACCAGTTCGAGTGCGCGCCTACCTTCGAAGATGCCAACCTGGCCGTTGACCACAATCAGCTCCTGATGGATATCATGGAGCGTGTGGCCGACAAGCACAACTTCAAGGTGCTGCTGCACGAGAAGCCTTTTGCCGGCGTAAACGGCTCAGGCAAGCACAACAACTGGGCAATGAGCACCGATACAGGTGTAAACCTGCTCGCGCCTGGCCGCCGCCCAAAGGAGAACCTACAGTTCCTGGCATTCTTCATCACCACTATCAAAGCCGTACACCGCTACGGCGACTTGCTGCGCGCCAGCATCGCTTCGGCCAGCAACGACCACCGTTTGGGCGCCAACGAAGCGCCGCCGGCTATCATGTCGGTGTTCGTGGGTTCGATGCTGGACTCGGTACTTGATGAGTTGGAGCGCACTGCTAAAGTGCCCCTGGACAAGGGCGACAACATTTACCTGAAGCTCGGTATTGATAAGATTCCGGCTATCCTGCTCGATAACACCGACCGGAACCGGACATCGCCGTTTGCTTTCACCGGAAACAAATTTGAATTCCGTGCGGTAGGCTCCTCGGCCAATAGCTCTTCGGCTATGACCACGCTTAACACTATTGTGGCAGAGCAGCTCATTGACTTCAAGAAGTCGGTAGATGCACTGATTGAGCAGGGCAAGAAGAAGGAAGTGGCTATTGTAGAGGTGCTGCGTGAATACGTCATCAGCTCCAAAAACATTCGCTTCGAAGGCAACGGCTATTCCGACGAGTGGAAGGATGAGGCGGCAGCCCGTGGCCTAGCCAATGTGCCTACCACGCCCCAGGCGCTGGATGCCTTAGTACAGGAAGATGCTTCGTCGCTGTTCGAGCGTCACCGCATTTTCTCGCATGTAGAGCTACACGCCCGCCACGAGATTCTGCTGGAAGACTATATCAAGAAGATTCAGATTGAGAGCCGCGTAATGGGTGACTTGGCCATCAACCACATCATCCCAACGGCAGTGGCCTACCAGACCAAACTGGTAACTAACGTACGCGGTCTGCGTGAGCTTGGCCTCGATGATGAGAACTCGCAGGTTACAGTGGATACTATTAAAGCCATTTCGCGTCACATCAGCATCATCAAAACCAACGTGGATGAGATGGTGAACAGCCGCAAAGTGGCCAACAAACTAGACGATACGCGCGAACGGGCCATTGCCTATTGCGAAACCGTCAAAACGCATTTCGACACCATTCGCCGCTCCGTGGATAAGCTGGAGCTGATGGTGGCCGATGAGGACTGGCCCCTGGTAAAGTACCGCGAACTGTTGTTCCGACACTAA
- the mtaB gene encoding tRNA (N(6)-L-threonylcarbamoyladenosine(37)-C(2))-methylthiotransferase MtaB: METRKVAFYTLGCKLNFSETSAIGRQFEEHGFEKAAFEDAADIYVINTCSVTDHADRKCRKVVKEALKHNPEAFVAIVGCYAQLKPQEIAEIPGVHAVLGAAEKFQLVETLAGFQKPAAGQPGRVFASPISEATEFHAAHSYGDRTRTFLKVQDGCDYSCTFCTIPLARGNSRSDSVQSVVERVQKLAETGVKEIVLTGVNLGDFGLQGPERERRENFYDLVQALDEVEGIERFRISSCEPNLLSDEIIRFVARSKRFMPHFHIPLQSGSNKILGLMRRRYRRELYVERVRLIKEVMPHACIGVDVIVGFPGETEADFLETYQFLNELDVSYLHVFPYSERENTLAPTLPGRVQDRHRHERTTQLRSLSEKKKRHFYEQHVGLETAVLFEDDVTNGQMEGFTPNYIRVTAKYDPLLVGELKRLRLTAVNPQNLMEAEEVGIEVFQH, from the coding sequence ATGGAAACCAGGAAAGTTGCTTTTTATACGTTGGGCTGCAAGCTCAATTTCTCCGAAACCTCGGCCATTGGCCGGCAGTTTGAGGAGCACGGCTTCGAGAAAGCGGCCTTTGAAGATGCCGCCGATATTTACGTTATCAATACGTGCTCCGTCACGGACCACGCCGACCGCAAGTGCCGTAAGGTGGTGAAGGAAGCGCTGAAGCATAATCCAGAGGCTTTCGTGGCCATTGTGGGCTGCTATGCCCAGCTGAAGCCGCAGGAAATTGCCGAAATACCAGGGGTGCACGCCGTGCTGGGAGCGGCCGAGAAATTTCAGCTGGTAGAAACCTTGGCGGGCTTCCAGAAACCGGCCGCCGGGCAGCCGGGCCGGGTGTTTGCCTCGCCTATTTCAGAGGCTACGGAGTTCCATGCGGCCCATAGCTACGGCGACCGAACCCGCACTTTCCTGAAGGTGCAGGATGGCTGCGACTACTCCTGCACTTTTTGCACCATACCGCTGGCCCGCGGCAACAGCCGCTCCGATTCCGTGCAGAGCGTGGTAGAGCGCGTGCAGAAGCTGGCCGAAACTGGCGTAAAGGAAATTGTGCTGACGGGCGTAAATCTCGGCGACTTCGGCCTGCAGGGTCCGGAACGTGAGCGGCGCGAGAATTTCTATGACCTGGTACAGGCCCTCGATGAGGTAGAAGGCATTGAGCGTTTCCGCATCAGCTCGTGTGAGCCTAACCTGTTATCGGATGAAATAATCCGCTTCGTGGCGCGCTCTAAGCGTTTTATGCCGCACTTTCATATTCCGCTGCAATCGGGCTCCAACAAGATTCTGGGTCTCATGCGCCGCCGCTACCGTCGCGAGCTGTATGTGGAACGCGTACGCCTCATTAAGGAAGTAATGCCGCACGCCTGCATCGGGGTAGATGTCATCGTAGGCTTTCCCGGCGAAACGGAGGCTGATTTCCTGGAAACGTATCAGTTCCTGAATGAGCTGGACGTAAGCTACCTCCACGTATTCCCCTACTCGGAGCGCGAAAACACGCTGGCACCTACCCTTCCCGGTCGTGTGCAGGACCGCCACCGCCACGAGCGCACCACCCAGTTGCGGAGCCTCTCCGAGAAGAAGAAACGACATTTCTACGAGCAGCACGTAGGCCTGGAAACAGCCGTGCTGTTCGAGGACGACGTGACCAACGGCCAGATGGAAGGCTTCACGCCCAACTATATCCGGGTAACGGCCAAATACGACCCACTCCTGGTGGGCGAACTGAAGCGCCTGCGCCTCACCGCCGTGAACCCGCAAAACCTGATGGAAGCGGAAGAAGTTGGGATAGAAGTATTTCAGCACTAA
- a CDS encoding LTA synthase family protein — protein MRTRFAFQPRYFLFWLTYFVAAKAVFLLYHFAKTGALAAGTVPRIFGYGLRLDVSATAYLCLPPFILFILGSLLPRFPLDRLIRFFTAVLGIVVACFTVADLELYRVWGFRLDATPLQYLATPNEMAASAEGAPVLLLLALLLGLLVLGWILYQKLVGHLPALPEGFGRGRAALAGFLYILLLLLPMRGGTQQIPVNQSDVYFSSQPFANHAAVNIAWNVTNSLLLQNNGPNPYQFLPDSTAQRLVAGLYAPAPDTTQLLRTPRPNVLFIILESFTGKLVGHLGGEKGVTPTLDSLARTDVSFRHLYAAGDRSQKGLVALLSGYPNQPATSIIKYPRKTEQLPHLARVLKGAGYSTAYYHGGELAFANMKSYLVTAGYERFTERADFAPADQNSKWGAHDHVVLNRMLRELPQQRQPFFVTAFTLSSHEPFDVPMKPRFRGADEASRFRNSMYYTDHVLGQFLAQAKLQPWWQKTLVVLVADHGHHQPGDTPNEAPAKFKIPLLLTGGALRPSARGVVVENYGSQTDVAATLLQQLQLPRTGFVWSRDLLAPAPAAWPGGVAFYCFTDGFGVMTPVGGITYDNVARQVIEKDRRVPKSQLQLGQAYEQASFDDFLKK, from the coding sequence GTGAGAACCCGCTTCGCGTTTCAGCCACGGTATTTTTTGTTTTGGCTGACGTATTTCGTGGCCGCAAAGGCCGTATTTCTACTCTACCATTTTGCGAAAACAGGCGCCCTAGCAGCTGGCACGGTTCCGCGCATTTTTGGCTATGGCTTGCGGCTCGATGTTTCGGCCACTGCCTACTTGTGTCTGCCTCCCTTTATTCTATTTATACTGGGCAGCCTGCTACCCCGCTTTCCGCTCGACCGGCTGATTCGCTTCTTTACGGCCGTATTGGGTATTGTGGTGGCTTGCTTCACGGTGGCCGACCTGGAGTTATACCGCGTCTGGGGCTTCCGGCTCGATGCCACGCCCCTGCAGTATCTGGCTACGCCCAACGAAATGGCAGCTTCTGCGGAAGGCGCGCCGGTGCTGTTGCTGCTGGCGCTGTTGTTAGGCCTGTTGGTGCTGGGCTGGATACTTTATCAGAAGCTGGTAGGCCACCTGCCGGCGTTACCGGAGGGCTTCGGTCGCGGCCGGGCGGCGCTGGCAGGCTTCCTCTACATCCTGCTGCTACTATTGCCCATGCGGGGCGGCACTCAGCAGATTCCGGTGAACCAGAGCGACGTGTACTTTTCCAGCCAGCCTTTCGCTAACCACGCCGCCGTGAATATAGCCTGGAACGTGACCAATTCGCTGCTGCTGCAAAACAATGGCCCGAACCCCTATCAGTTCCTCCCCGATTCTACGGCCCAGCGCCTGGTGGCAGGCCTGTATGCACCTGCACCCGATACCACACAGCTGCTGCGCACGCCGCGGCCCAATGTGCTGTTCATCATTCTGGAAAGCTTCACGGGCAAGCTGGTAGGCCACCTCGGCGGCGAAAAGGGTGTCACGCCAACTCTGGATAGCCTGGCCCGCACGGATGTGAGCTTCCGCCACTTGTATGCCGCCGGCGACCGAAGCCAGAAAGGCTTGGTTGCCTTGCTTTCCGGCTATCCGAATCAGCCGGCCACCAGCATAATTAAGTATCCGCGCAAAACCGAGCAGCTTCCTCACCTGGCGCGTGTGCTGAAAGGCGCGGGGTATAGTACAGCCTATTATCATGGCGGCGAGCTGGCCTTTGCCAACATGAAAAGCTACCTCGTCACGGCCGGCTATGAGCGTTTCACGGAGCGCGCCGACTTTGCACCAGCCGACCAGAACTCCAAATGGGGCGCCCACGATCATGTGGTGCTGAACCGCATGCTGCGCGAGTTACCCCAGCAGCGGCAGCCGTTTTTCGTGACGGCCTTTACGCTTAGCAGCCACGAGCCCTTCGATGTACCTATGAAACCCCGCTTTCGGGGTGCTGATGAAGCCAGCCGTTTCCGCAACTCCATGTACTACACAGATCATGTGCTAGGCCAGTTCTTGGCCCAGGCCAAGCTGCAGCCGTGGTGGCAAAAGACGCTGGTAGTGCTCGTAGCCGACCACGGCCATCATCAGCCCGGCGATACGCCCAATGAGGCGCCGGCGAAATTCAAGATTCCGCTGCTCCTGACCGGCGGCGCGCTAAGGCCATCGGCGCGAGGCGTCGTGGTTGAGAACTACGGCAGCCAGACCGATGTGGCCGCCACGCTTCTGCAGCAGCTCCAGCTTCCGCGGACAGGTTTTGTCTGGAGCCGAGACCTGCTGGCTCCTGCGCCCGCTGCCTGGCCTGGCGGGGTTGCGTTTTACTGCTTTACCGATGGGTTTGGGGTGATGACTCCCGTTGGAGGCATCACGTATGATAATGTAGCGCGCCAGGTCATCGAAAAAGACCGACGGGTGCCCAAGTCGCAACTTCAGCTTGGACAGGCCTACGAGCAGGCTTCATTTGATGACTTCCTGAAAAAGTAG